From the Actinomyces sp. zg-332 genome, the window TTCTCTATTCCATTTGCACAGCACAAGTCTAATTTTTCAATCAACACTTTTTGCCCGTTATCTATCTTCAATGTCTTATACACCTTACTGTTACAAGCATTTTGAGGAATCCAAATCATTTTGTCGCTCATTTGAGTAATTTGTACGGGTAAAACTATTGATTGTAGATCCGTTTCTAGATTTTCACTATGGGTATCATTTAAGGTATCAAAATAGGTAACAATTTTAATTTTGTCACCTGTTTTTATACCAAGCTTATTAGCAGTATTTTGTGATAACCTAGCAACACTCATTCTGGAAGAATTTTGTAGATGTATATTAGATTTTATCTTTATTCCGTCATCTAGCAGAGTTTTTGATGTCACTAAACTCAAGACATTATCGGCTAAATTATCATTAGATACTTCAGGAAGTACACTTTCATAGTAGTCTAATTGCTTGACATGCTTAGATATTGATTCAACTTTTTCTAACTCGGCGTGAACTTTAGCCAATGTTTGTAAGTTCAAATCAACGTTTTTTAGCTCAGCAATAGTTGATAGGACTTCCCTGTCGCTCATAAATACTGTTGTAAATAGCTGTCCGAAAGGTAGCTTATCTCCAACCCAGTTTACGTATGTACCGTTCTTTTCGCTAGGTGGTGCAACAGGTAAAACTATGTCAGCAAAGCTAGTCACTTCACTTTCCCTAACTTCTAAGGAAACAACATTAGCTTTCTCTAGAGCTTTGATAAATTTTTCTCGATTAGGATAATCATCAATATCAACACCACCAACAAACAAAGTCTGTATTTGTCCAATTATGACTTTATCTAAAATATCGTCATAATCTTTGTATTCATCAGTAGGTATTAAACTATCCCATATTTGGGAAAGTTCAGCCAGTGATTCATTATCTTTTACACTAATTGCATTAGGTAGCAAGTTAGGTGTTATTCCATACCTAAAACCAGCACCTTCACTTATACGCCTTGGTATGAAAGCTAGTTTTGCTTTTATTTTTTCAGCAAATTCCACAACAGTTGGTAAGTAATCTACTGCTTTCTCGCCGGCAATTACTACTGCACTATTCTCAGTTAAATCTTGTATAAGCTCTGAGTATGACTGTGAATTGAAAAGTTCATTTAGCTTATCAGCTTGCTTACCTACTTCATATTCCAAAAGTTTTGCAGATAATTTTTTAGAACCTGGACTTTGAAATGGGTTTAATGCGTAAACTTTAGCGGAATTATTCCTGACACTCTTGTATAGTTTTAGGAAAACGCTCGTACATTCTTCTTCCGGTTCAAAGTCAATTAGAACTATATTCTTAGCATTTTCTAAATCTACGTATTCAGCGAAGTTTTCTTTGCTGTCTAAATATTCTATTGAACGGTTATAAGCAAAGATTTCTTCATTTACATTTGTATGTCTGTATCTGAAGTCAATAGCATTAGTTTGTCCAACAACCCTAGCAAATTTTGACCAAGCATAGGCATCTTCAACTGTTAAACAACCACCTGGTAAAAAGCCTATTTTAGTTTCTAGCAATGGAAGTAATTTCATGTAGGCATTACCCCAACTACTTTCTTTACCATCAACTATTGGTTTAGTTATACGGTTTTTATCATTTTGCCAAGTGTAACCAAAGCGCTCTTTATCGTTTAACCAACCTTCAGTAGTTTCATAGTCACCAGACACATTCCGTCGAAGAATCTTATTGTTTCTTATGTCTACGTTCAAAACAGTACCTGAAGAATCAAACTCACTTACAGCTTGATGAGTCACAAGGTCAAAAGGACGTGCCTTAAAACGATAAGATTTAGATGTCAAAGCACCAACTGGACAAATATCTATAATATTTCCACTAAAATATGAAGCAAAACTTTGTCCTTTTGATGTCAATAAATCTAGGTCTAAGTCAGAGCCACATGAATTTGAAGCGTCACCAAAGTAAAAATTACCATCACTATCTGGAGCGAATCTACCGATTTCTTCTCTAGTACCTCTAAGTTGTAAGTCAATAAATGGATCTCCAGCTATTTCCTTAGCAAAGCGCACGCATTTTTGGCAAAGAATACATCTTTGTCTATCTAATAATATTTGTTCAGAAAGTGAAACTGGTTTTTCTTTTACACGCTTTTCATCACAAAAACGAGATTGCGTACGACCAACTTGATAAGCATGATCTTGCAAAGGACACTGACCTGCTTTATCACATATAGGACAATCTAAAGGATGGTTCAATAAAATGAACTCCATTATTCCCTCTTGTGCTTTCTTTGCTGTTTCACTAGAAAGCTGAGTTTTCACCTCCATATTTTCCATCACGGTCATAGCGCAAGATGGTTGAGGTTTAGGCATTGGTCTTACAACGCCTTCTCTATCAGGCATAGCAATTTCTACTAAACACTGTCTACAAGCCGCAACAGGTTTTAGCAAAGGATGGTCGCAAAAACGAGGTATATGTATACCTAGTTCTTCAGCAGCACGTATCACCAATGTGCCAGCTGGAACACTCACTTCTTTACCATCAATTTTTAAGGTAACTAAGTTTTGTTCAGTCATTTTTGTCACCTCCAAAAATTGTAGTTCTCTTATACGGATATAGTTCCCAAGCTGGTATGGATTTACATCCTGCTTCAAATTCTTCTCTGAATGTTTGAATACCAGACCTAACAGGAGTACAAGCAGCATCACCTAAGGCACAGAAAGAACGACCTGCTAAGTTTTGAGTAATATCTAGCAATAAATCAACGTCACCTTCATGTCCTTTACCTTCTTCAATCCTGTGAAGTATTTTACGCATCCAATATGTACCTTCACGACATGGAGTACACTTTCCACAAGATTCATGATTATAGAAATCTGCCCAACGGGTAACAACGCGAACTGCTGATGTAGTCTCGTCAAAGACTTGTAAAGCTCTAGTACCAAGCATAGAACCAGCTTGTCCTACTGACTCATAATCCAAAGGTATATCTAAGTGCTCTTCGGTAAAAATCGGAGTTGAGGAACCACCTGGAGTCCAAAATTTTAACTTATGCCCTTTTCTTATTCCACCAGCCATATCAATAAGTTCTCTCATCGTTATCCCCAGTGGAGCTTCAAATTGACCAGGATTTTGAACATGTCCTGAAAGTGAATATATGGCATGTCCTTTAGATTTTTCAGTACCTAAACCGGCAAACCATTCATCTCCATTAGCAATAATTCCTGGAACACTGGAGACAGATTCGACGTTATTTATAATTGTAGGTCTAGCATATAGACCTGCTACTGCTGGGAAAGGAGGTTTTAATCTCGGGTGTCCTCTGCGTCCTTCAAGTGAATCTAAAAGAGCTGTTTCTTCACCACAAATATAGGCACCAGCACCAGCATGCACAGTAATTTTTAGGTCAGGCACATACTGTTTATCAGTAAATTCTCTAGCTGCTGCAAGTAACCTACGATAAACGTGTACTACTTCACCTCTCAAATAAACAAAAGCGTGTTTTGACTGTATAGCATGACAAGCAATAGCTATTCCCTCAATTAGTAGGTGTGGATTAGCCATCAAGAAAGGTATGTCTTTACAAGTACCAGGCTCTGATTCATCAGCATTTACAACAAGATACCTATCTTTTCCATCATAAGGAGGTAAGAATGACCACTTTAAACCTGTTGGGAAACCAGCACCACCACGTCCACGCAAACCTGAATTTTTAACGATTTCGATAACTTCTGCTGGTTCCATTTTAAGAGCCTTAGGCAATGCTTGATACCCACCATTTGCTATGTAGGTATCAATTTTCCAAGAATTTGGAATACCCCAGTTTTTACTTAGTACTGGTAAAAGTTTTGAAGCTGTCATTTTTCTCCCTCCCTCATATTCGAGTTAGGATTTTTTTCTATGTAAGAGTCGTATATTCTCTTACCTAACAAGGTCGATTCACCTGCGGACACACCTTCATCTACTAATCCATCTTCAAAACCAGCAAGAGTGCGAGATATTTCTTTAAAAGTATGTACTTTTTCAGGTCCTCTAGTTGGGTGTATTTGTTTTCCAGCTTGAATGTCTCGCACAAGTTTCAAAGCAGTTTCAGGGGTCTGGTTATCAAAGAATTCCCAGTTAACCATAATTACTGGTGCATAGTCACAAGCAGCATTACATTCCACAGCTTCTAAAGTTATCTTTCCATCAGCGCTAGTTTGATCATGACCTATTTCTAGGGCTTTTGAAACACATTCAAAAATCTCATCTCCACCCATTACTGCACATAGAGAGTTGGTACATACTCCTATGGTGTATTGACCGTTAGGGTGTCTTTTGAATTGACTGTAAAATGTAGCTACCGCACTGACTTCAGCTTCAGTAATTCCAAGTATCTTCGCACACGCTTTTATTCCAGAGTTACTAACGTAACCTTCATAGGCTTGCACTAAATGCAACATTGGTATTAGTGCTGATCTTTCATTACCCTTAGGATATCTGCGTTTTATTTCCTCTGCTTCTACTGAAAAATTTTCTATATCAAATTCTCTTACATGCTCTTCATTTTGGATAAAGTCATCACGCTTTTGCGAAGTTGTTGTTGAAGATGTCATCGGTCTACACCTCCTAACACTGGATCAATCGAAGCTAATGTCACAACAAAATCAGCTATTTGACTACCTTCAGTCATAATTGAAGTTGACTGTAAGTTAGAAAATGATGGGTCTCTGAAGTGTGCTCTATAAGGTTTATTTCCTCCATCTGAGACCAAATGTACACCCATCACACCCTTAGCGTGTTCAATAGTTGTGTATACCTGTCCCTTAGGAACATCGAAACCGTGGCTTATCATCTTGAAATGGTGTATCAAGGACTCCATCGAAGTACCCAAAATTTCGTCCACATATTTAGGGTTATTTCCTTGACCATCTTTACCTACAGTTAAATCAGATGGCCAACCAATTTTTTTGTCCTCAACCATTATCGGACTATGATCATTTTCTAAGCGTTCCAATGCTTGTACAATAATCCTTAATGACTCATAACATTCGTCAAATCTAACTGCTGTTCTGTTGTAGCTGTCAGACTTATCCCTAACGGGGATGTTGAAATCATAGGTTTCATATCCACAGTACGGTTGCAGCTTTCTCATATCCATTGGTAAGCCTGTAGCACGCAAACATGGGCCTGTAAGTCCTAATGCCATGGCAGCTGGTAAGGAAATATATCCAACGTCTTTTTGCCTTAGCTTGAAAATTGGGTTTTCCATAGTTAAATCTTGCATTTTACCGATATCTGCCCTGATTTTTGGTAGTAAATTATGTATAAATTCAACCGTATCTTCAGGTATATCAGTAGCAACTCCGCCAGGCCTAATATAGGCATGGTTCATACGCAAACCTGTAATGTGTTCTAGGATTCTTAGAATATTTTCCCTAGCCCTAAAACCAATAGTAAGCATTGTGGTAGCACCTAGTTCATTTCCACCTGTACCAATTGCAACTAGATGTGAAGCAATGCGATTTAGTTCCATGAGTAAAACTCTAATAGCATCTACTCTAGTAGAAACTTTTATACCTAAGAGTTTTTCAACACCCATACAATAGGCGACTTCTTGGAATAGAGGAGCAACATAATCCATTCTCGTACAATAAGTAACTCCTTGAGTCCAAGTACGATATTCCATGTTCTTTTCTATACCTGTATGTAAGTATCCTGTACCCACCCTGCAGTCTTTAATTGTTTCACCCTCAATCTCACACACTATTCTCAAAACACCGTGAGTAGATGGGTGAACAGGACCTATGCTGATAACTGCTCTATCTATCGCTTGCTCTTTCATTGTCTCAGCAAGCTTTGCCCAATCATCGTCTTCCATCTCTATATAAGGAAGATCACAATGTTCATCTGGAGATAGAGTAGCTTTAATTTTTATCCCATTATTTGCAAAGTTTTCTTGCTCTTGCATATTAGGTATTTCCATGTTTTCAGCCATTTTTCCTCCTCTTATCAACTGGAGGGATAATTGCGCCTTTATATTCTACGTTTACTCCTCCCAAAGGATAATCTTTCCTCTGGGGATGTCCTTCCCAGTCATCTGGCATTGCTGTACGAGTAAGTGATGGGTGTCCTTCAAATATTATTCCCATCAAATCCCAAGTTTCTCTTTCATGCCAGTCGTTTCCTGGATATATATCTACAATGGTTGGTATTCGTGGGTTTTCTTCCGAACAAGTAACTTCTAAACGAATTTGTCTTTGATAAGTGATTGACATGAAATGGTAGCAAGCGTGTAGTTCTTGTCCTTTTTGATTAGGGTAATGTACACCACTAACTCCAAAGCACATTTCAAAACGCAAATCTTGATCGTCTCTCAAGTTCTGACATACATCTCTTATATATTCTTTATCAATGAATAGAGTCAATTCGTCATGTTGTACTTCGACTTGAGTTATAGCTTTATCGGCATCTATACCTTGTTTTTCTAAATCCTCACGCAAATATTGTATGCATTCATCAAACCATTTATTCATTTGCGTTCTCCTGTGCATACTCTTGTTCTTCTAAATATTTTGCATATACAGGAAGAGTCGTTAGAGCTTTTCTTTCAGCAGCTTTAGCAGCCTCTACTCTATTTACTCCCAAAGGCATTTTCCTAATTTGTTTTTGTAACTCTAAACAAGCATAAATCAACATTTCAGGTCTTGGAGGGCAACCCGGAAGATAAATATCTACTGGAACTACGTGATCAGCACCTTGTACTATTGCATAATTATTGAAAATACCACCAGATGAAGCACAAGCCCCCATTGAAATTACCCATTTTGGTTCAGGCATAGAGTCATAGACTTTTCGTACCACTGGTGCCATCTTTTGGCTCAAACGTCCAGCAACTATCATCAAGTCAGCATGCCGAGGAGATGCACGGAAAACTTCCATGCCAAAACGAGCGATATCGAACCTAGGTGCTGCTGTTGACATCATTTCTATCGCACAGCACGCCAAACCCATAGTAACCGGCCATAAAGAAGCCTTGCGAGATAAACCAACTACATTTTCAATAGTCGTCAAAGCTATTCCGGGTGGTAATTTTTCTTCTAGTCCCATTTTACTGCCAATCTAATCCGCCACGTTTCCATTCATATAAGAAAGGAAGTGTTATTAGCAAAAGGAAATTTGTCATACATATAAGCCCAAAAGTTCCCAACTGCTCAAAAGTTATAGCCCAAGGATATAAAATAACTATCTCGACATCGAATAAAATAAAAGTCATAGAGACTATATAGTATTTAACAGGGAACCTAACTAGAGCATTATTGGTGGGAACTGTATCTACACCACACTCATAATTGTCTTCTTTGGCAGCGTTCTTACTTCTAGGTCCAAGCAACGCTGACGCAACAAGTCCACCCACGGCAATAAGAAAAGCCATAGAGCCCATTACTAAAAGAGGAATATAAGGATTAAACGCCATGTTTCCACCTAATGTTTAAGCAAATACACTATATAACTTATACCGCATAAATGCTTTTTGAAACATAGATGATTTTTTGGCTATTTTTCAATGTTCTTATTTTAATTTTGCGTATTTTTAACTATAAATTATGAAAAGATAATGTTGTTTTAATCTTTTCGTTTAGCAGTTAGGCTTTATTCTTAGATCCTTTATGTAAAGTAACCGTTCCAAAAGTCATAGTTTTATACCCTATTTCTCTCCATCCAGCTCTAAACATTTTTTCAGCTAACTCCTCTTTAGAATCCCATCTAATAATGGATTCATTTAAATATGAGTAAGCTTGAAAATTATCACTAAATAGTCTTATTACTTTCTTAAAAACTACTTTCATATATAGCTTATATAGCTTCTTAAACGCCCTATTATCAGGCATGGAAAATTCGCATATTACAACTTTTCCCCCGACTTTAGTTACTCTGTACATTTCTTTTAGTGCTTTTATAGGGTTATTTATATTTCTAATCCCAAAAGATATTGTAGTAATGTCAAAAGTATTGTCTTCAAAAGGTAGTTGAGTGGCATCTGCTTGTATAAAAGTTATATTAGGATAGTTTTTCCTAGCAACTTCTATCATTTTTTCTGATATATCAACTGCTATTATTTCAACATCATCGTTAAATATGGCAGCAGATGAAGTCCCCGTACCTGCAGCTATATCCAATATTTTGTCACCTTTTTCAGGTCTAATTGTCTTTTTTATTTTTTTTCGCCAGATACGCACTAATCCCAACGTAGTTATATCGTTTATAAAATCATACTTTCCTGCAATATCATTAAACATTGCAGATATTTTTTTCGGAGTTTTCTCTAGTGAATCAGTCATATTTTCTTATATACCTATAGATTCTAAATATAATTTTATAAATAAGTGTCTTTTGTATAAGGATATTTTAAATCCCCTGTATAAACAGTAGTTTATTGCTAATAAAATCTTTAAGCATTATTTACAAAATTACAATTTTCTTATAAGTCAATTTAAATTCATAAGAAACCATTAAGACAATGATTTCTTCAAATAATATTGAGCACATATTGTTACGATAATAGCTATTGTACAAAATACTTATTTTATATAAAACTAAACACGAAAGATACGTGAAAAATGAAATATGTTTAGGCATCAAAATACAACTTTGACACCTAAACATATTTTATATTCGCCAATACTTACTGAGCGTGACTAAATACAACTTCTCCTTGCATTTCTTTACCATCACGTAAATATGTAACTGTAGCTCTATCATTCTTCTTATAACGGCGTACATATCCTCTCAAAGAAGCGTCAGAAATTACTCGATTTCCGTCAATATCAACAATCATGTCACCCGGTTGCAAACCAATTTTATCTGCTGGAGAATTAGGCACAACAGATTTTACATAAGCACCAATATAGCGTTTATCTTTAACTGTGCCTTCACCATTAGTAATTGTTACACCAAGTAGCGGGTGCTCAGCTTTACCTGTGTTTATAATTTGTTCTACAACATTCTTTACTAAGTCAACTGGTATAGCAAAGCCTAGTCCAATAGATCCTTGAGTTTCATTTGTCTGTCTAGGAGTTGTGGCTATAGAAGAGTTAATACCTATAACCTTACCACTACTATCAAATAAAGGACCTCCTGAGTTACCTGGGTTAATCGAAGCATCTACTTGGATAGCATTAGTTACAACAAGTTCTGCTTCTTGATCCGGTGTATCAACTGATACTTTAACTGGTCTATTTAAAGCAGAAATAATGCCTGTAGTAACAGTTGAATCTAGCCCAAGAGGATTACCTATTGCTAGAACAGGTGATCCTACTTCTAAATCTTGACTACTACCCAAAACTGCTGGGGTTATATTTTCTGGAGTATTTTTGAGTTTTATTACAGCCAAATCTGTAGAAGAGTCATATCCTACTATTTCTGCTTCATACAGTACGCCACCCTGCATTTGTACTGTTATAGGTAATTTCCCACGTATAGCATTGCTAATGACATGATAATTAGTTACTATGTGTCCTTTTTTATCTATTACAACTCCAGAGCCGTCAATAGAACCACTTTGACTCTTAATTTTTATAGCAACAACACTAGCTTGTACTGCTTTAGCTACTTGTTTCCAATCAGGAGCTTGCGATGGTTTGATGTCTTTTACTGATCCGGAATTATTTTTAGTATGATTTTCCAATACAACCGGATGAGGATTAGCAATGTTATAAGCGATATATCCACTTGGTAGTAACCCACAAATTAGTGCAATTGTAATTACGGCTATCCATCCTGGCTTCCTTCTAGATGTTTTTTTAGCATCTTTTCTATGAGATTTTCTTGCCTGTTTAGAAAATGGGTTTTCAGCTGTATTACTATCTTGAGCACTTAAAGCATCTTCACTTATGGATTCTACAGAAATATTGTTATTTCCAATTTGATTAGCATCATTTGATTCAAGTTTTGTTGTAGTATCTGTTTCTTGATTCTTAAAAGTTATA encodes:
- the ndhC gene encoding NADH-quinone oxidoreductase subunit A — protein: MAFNPYIPLLVMGSMAFLIAVGGLVASALLGPRSKNAAKEDNYECGVDTVPTNNALVRFPVKYYIVSMTFILFDVEIVILYPWAITFEQLGTFGLICMTNFLLLITLPFLYEWKRGGLDWQ
- the nuoE gene encoding NADH-quinone oxidoreductase subunit NuoE; its protein translation is MTSSTTTSQKRDDFIQNEEHVREFDIENFSVEAEEIKRRYPKGNERSALIPMLHLVQAYEGYVSNSGIKACAKILGITEAEVSAVATFYSQFKRHPNGQYTIGVCTNSLCAVMGGDEIFECVSKALEIGHDQTSADGKITLEAVECNAACDYAPVIMVNWEFFDNQTPETALKLVRDIQAGKQIHPTRGPEKVHTFKEISRTLAGFEDGLVDEGVSAGESTLLGKRIYDSYIEKNPNSNMREGEK
- a CDS encoding NADH-quinone oxidoreductase subunit D yields the protein MQEQENFANNGIKIKATLSPDEHCDLPYIEMEDDDWAKLAETMKEQAIDRAVISIGPVHPSTHGVLRIVCEIEGETIKDCRVGTGYLHTGIEKNMEYRTWTQGVTYCTRMDYVAPLFQEVAYCMGVEKLLGIKVSTRVDAIRVLLMELNRIASHLVAIGTGGNELGATTMLTIGFRARENILRILEHITGLRMNHAYIRPGGVATDIPEDTVEFIHNLLPKIRADIGKMQDLTMENPIFKLRQKDVGYISLPAAMALGLTGPCLRATGLPMDMRKLQPYCGYETYDFNIPVRDKSDSYNRTAVRFDECYESLRIIVQALERLENDHSPIMVEDKKIGWPSDLTVGKDGQGNNPKYVDEILGTSMESLIHHFKMISHGFDVPKGQVYTTIEHAKGVMGVHLVSDGGNKPYRAHFRDPSFSNLQSTSIMTEGSQIADFVVTLASIDPVLGGVDR
- a CDS encoding S1C family serine protease, whose protein sequence is MNEADREQNRDKNGFHRTEYGFMTKNNSSENNETHYSSYSKAEKPNTQAYYTEFGFITFKNQETDTTTKLESNDANQIGNNNISVESISEDALSAQDSNTAENPFSKQARKSHRKDAKKTSRRKPGWIAVITIALICGLLPSGYIAYNIANPHPVVLENHTKNNSGSVKDIKPSQAPDWKQVAKAVQASVVAIKIKSQSGSIDGSGVVIDKKGHIVTNYHVISNAIRGKLPITVQMQGGVLYEAEIVGYDSSTDLAVIKLKNTPENITPAVLGSSQDLEVGSPVLAIGNPLGLDSTVTTGIISALNRPVKVSVDTPDQEAELVVTNAIQVDASINPGNSGGPLFDSSGKVIGINSSIATTPRQTNETQGSIGLGFAIPVDLVKNVVEQIINTGKAEHPLLGVTITNGEGTVKDKRYIGAYVKSVVPNSPADKIGLQPGDMIVDIDGNRVISDASLRGYVRRYKKNDRATVTYLRDGKEMQGEVVFSHAQ
- a CDS encoding NuoB/complex I 20 kDa subunit family protein translates to MGLEEKLPPGIALTTIENVVGLSRKASLWPVTMGLACCAIEMMSTAAPRFDIARFGMEVFRASPRHADLMIVAGRLSQKMAPVVRKVYDSMPEPKWVISMGACASSGGIFNNYAIVQGADHVVPVDIYLPGCPPRPEMLIYACLELQKQIRKMPLGVNRVEAAKAAERKALTTLPVYAKYLEEQEYAQENANE
- a CDS encoding class I SAM-dependent methyltransferase — its product is MTDSLEKTPKKISAMFNDIAGKYDFINDITTLGLVRIWRKKIKKTIRPEKGDKILDIAAGTGTSSAAIFNDDVEIIAVDISEKMIEVARKNYPNITFIQADATQLPFEDNTFDITTISFGIRNINNPIKALKEMYRVTKVGGKVVICEFSMPDNRAFKKLYKLYMKVVFKKVIRLFSDNFQAYSYLNESIIRWDSKEELAEKMFRAGWREIGYKTMTFGTVTLHKGSKNKA
- a CDS encoding NADH-quinone oxidoreductase subunit G, which gives rise to MTEQNLVTLKIDGKEVSVPAGTLVIRAAEELGIHIPRFCDHPLLKPVAACRQCLVEIAMPDREGVVRPMPKPQPSCAMTVMENMEVKTQLSSETAKKAQEGIMEFILLNHPLDCPICDKAGQCPLQDHAYQVGRTQSRFCDEKRVKEKPVSLSEQILLDRQRCILCQKCVRFAKEIAGDPFIDLQLRGTREEIGRFAPDSDGNFYFGDASNSCGSDLDLDLLTSKGQSFASYFSGNIIDICPVGALTSKSYRFKARPFDLVTHQAVSEFDSSGTVLNVDIRNNKILRRNVSGDYETTEGWLNDKERFGYTWQNDKNRITKPIVDGKESSWGNAYMKLLPLLETKIGFLPGGCLTVEDAYAWSKFARVVGQTNAIDFRYRHTNVNEEIFAYNRSIEYLDSKENFAEYVDLENAKNIVLIDFEPEEECTSVFLKLYKSVRNNSAKVYALNPFQSPGSKKLSAKLLEYEVGKQADKLNELFNSQSYSELIQDLTENSAVVIAGEKAVDYLPTVVEFAEKIKAKLAFIPRRISEGAGFRYGITPNLLPNAISVKDNESLAELSQIWDSLIPTDEYKDYDDILDKVIIGQIQTLFVGGVDIDDYPNREKFIKALEKANVVSLEVRESEVTSFADIVLPVAPPSEKNGTYVNWVGDKLPFGQLFTTVFMSDREVLSTIAELKNVDLNLQTLAKVHAELEKVESISKHVKQLDYYESVLPEVSNDNLADNVLSLVTSKTLLDDGIKIKSNIHLQNSSRMSVARLSQNTANKLGIKTGDKIKIVTYFDTLNDTHSENLETDLQSIVLPVQITQMSDKMIWIPQNACNSKVYKTLKIDNGQKVLIEKLDLCCANGIEKVLEESND
- the nuoF gene encoding NADH-quinone oxidoreductase subunit NuoF; the encoded protein is MTASKLLPVLSKNWGIPNSWKIDTYIANGGYQALPKALKMEPAEVIEIVKNSGLRGRGGAGFPTGLKWSFLPPYDGKDRYLVVNADESEPGTCKDIPFLMANPHLLIEGIAIACHAIQSKHAFVYLRGEVVHVYRRLLAAAREFTDKQYVPDLKITVHAGAGAYICGEETALLDSLEGRRGHPRLKPPFPAVAGLYARPTIINNVESVSSVPGIIANGDEWFAGLGTEKSKGHAIYSLSGHVQNPGQFEAPLGITMRELIDMAGGIRKGHKLKFWTPGGSSTPIFTEEHLDIPLDYESVGQAGSMLGTRALQVFDETTSAVRVVTRWADFYNHESCGKCTPCREGTYWMRKILHRIEEGKGHEGDVDLLLDITQNLAGRSFCALGDAACTPVRSGIQTFREEFEAGCKSIPAWELYPYKRTTIFGGDKND